In Fundidesulfovibrio magnetotacticus, the genomic window CAACACAGTCCTTGCCGGTGAAGCCCGCGAAGCGGAGTGGGAGTGCAGAGGGCGTAGCCCTTTGCCCGCCGGAGGCATATTCTCCGACCGCCCTGCCGCCGGGGTCGTCTTCCCCGGCGGCCTGTCCGCATCACATTTCAGTCGTGCAGGAAGAGCGCGTCGGCGGAGGGCATGGAGCCGTCCGGGCAGGTCCAGGGGTCGTAGAGTGCTTCCAGGCGGAAGCCTTGCGTGGCCATCCAGTCTGCCAGGTCCCAGGCGAGGGGTTGTCCCTGGTAGAGGGGTGTGAAGGACACTTCGCAGAGCACGGCGGCGACGCGGGGCAGCAGGAGTTGCGCGCCGCGCAGGGCTTCGAGTTCGTAGCCTTGGAGGTCCAGCTTGAGGATGTCCGGGGCGTCGGCGGTTTCCGCGTCCAGGCGTACGATGTCCACTTCCACGCGTTCGGTGAGTTCCAGCGATTTGCCGACGTGCTTTTCGCGGATGCCGGAGGGGCACAGAAGCGAGGAGCAGGTGGGCCGTTCCAGGACGTTGAGTTCCAGTCGTCCGGTGGCTGAGCCCAGGGCGGCCTGGCGCACCTGGACGGATTCGTTGTGGGCGAAGCGCTTGGCGAGTTTGCGGGCGAGCCGTGGTTGGGGTTCGTAGGCCAGCACGCGGGCGGTGGGCCAGGCGTCGAGGAAGCGTTCCACGGTGCGGCCCTTGTGCGCGCCGCCGTCCACGACGAAGCGCGCGCAGGGTATGAGCCGGGCCAGTCGTTCCAGGGGCGGCGTGTGGCGGTGCACGGTCCAGGGGATGGTTCGCATTACGAGCGGGTAGCATGGCGAGCGGAAAAAACGAAGCGACTATTGACATTGAAATTCATTCTCATTAAATGTCTTTCAACGGCACACGAGAGGCCGTGAAGGAGTGCGCCATGACCCTCAAGACATCCATCGGATCCAAGGGATCGCCCAAGGCGATGTTTGCCAGTTTCGTCAACAACGTTTCGACCGATAGCAAGCCGTCGTGCTCATCCGGCGGGTGCAAGGGGTCGTGCCGGGCGAGCGCGCTGACGCGCCTCAACCGTGAGGGCATGGCGGCCTGCCAGGCCGGTGACTACGGCGTCGCTGAGCGGTTGCTGGAGAAGGGCATCGACCTGGCCAACCGGTGCGGATCGAAGATGTACGTGGCCAAGTTGCGCAACAACCTGGGGCTGGTGCACCTGCTGGCCGGTCGTCCGCTGGATGCCTCGGGCCAGTTCTGGCAGGCGCTGGAGCTGGTTGAGGGTAAGCTCGGGCGGGACAATCCGCTGTTTCGGCGCATCGAGGGGAACCTGCTGCGCGCCTCGGGCAACTAGTCCGGGGGGTTGGAGACGGGCTGGCGCAATGCCTGCCGAATGGAACGAGGGCGGCCGCCGGGGGGCCGCCCCTTTCATTTTTGAAAAGCGACCGTTGTTGACGAAATGGGAATCTAGCCCTGGGCGGGCGCGTTCAGTTGCGCGGCGCGGGGCACGCTCATGGTGAAGAGGCCCTTGCCGTCCTTCTGTTCGAAGGTGAGCGAGCCGCCCATGGAGCGCAGCATCCTGTAGCAGGAGGCCAGGCCCACCGATTCGCCGCCCTCGTCGAAGGGCAGGAAGAGCTTCTCCACATCCTCCACGGGGCGGGCCTGATCGCCGCCGACCTCCAGGTTCAGGAAGCGCTCGCCGGCGAAGCAGCGCAGCCACATCTCGCCCTTGGGGGCCAGGGCGGCCTGGGTGGCGCGGATGAGGTCGATGACGATCTGGGCCAGGATGTCCGGGTCTTCCTCCACCAGGGCGCTGTCCCGGTCCAGTTCCACGCGGGGGTGCACGTCGTTGGCCTCCAGGGAGGGGGCCAGCAGTTCCAGGCCCCGGATCACCACGTCGGCCAGGTTGATGCGCATCCGGTGGGACTTCACGGGAGTGAGGTAGTCCCGGATGCGGTCCAGGAGTTTTTCCAGCCTGCGGGCCTCGTCGAGGATGATGGCGGCCTCGGTCAGGCCGGGCTGCTTCTGCTGGAGACGCCGGGCGTAGCCCCCGATGGACATGAGGGGGTTGCGTATTTCGTGGGCCACCTCGGCGGAGATTGCGCCAAGGGTTTTCACCTTTTCCTTTTGCACCAGATATTTTTCCAGCATGAGCCGGTCGGTGATGTCCAGGATGACGCCCTCGATGCCGGGGCGCGCCACTCCCGGCTCGCAGTCGGCCTGGGGGATGGACTTGAGGATGCCGTGGACCACGCGCCCGGAGCGGTGGAGCATGCGGCAGGTGCGCGAGAAGGTGACGGAGCAGTCGGCCAGGGCCTGCTGGAGCAGGCGGGTCACCACGGGGCGTTCGTCGGGGTGGATGCGCGCGGGCAGCCATCCCGGTTCCGCCAGGGCTTCTTCGGGAGTGAAGCCCAGCATGCTGCGGCAGGCCATGTTCACGAACTGCAGTTCGAGGCGTTCATCGAGGCTGAAAACCACCAGGGGGAGGTTGCGCACGAGGTTTGCGTAGCGGTCTTCGGCCTGGCGGACCTTGCGGGCCAGTTCGCGGCGTTCGAGCACGGCGGAGACGGCGTGGCCCAGGAGGTCGAAGCTCTCGATGGGCTTGGTGAGGTAGTCCCACGCGCCGAAGCGGAAGGCGCGGATGGCGTCCTGCATGTCGGAACGCCCGGAGATGACGATGACGGGGGTGTCGTCGTTCCGGGCGTTTTTTTCTTCCAGGAAGGTGAGGCCGTCCATGACGGGCATGCGCAGATCGAGCAGCACAAGGTCGGGTGATTGCGAGGCGAGGAGTTCCAGGCCCTCCAGGCCGCTGGAGGCTTCCAGGGGGCGATGCCCCGCGTCCTCGATCCAGGCCACGAGGGTGGCGCGGACGGCGGGGTCGTCGTCCACGGTGAGGATGGTTCTGGGCGTTTCCCGAGGTTCGCTCATGAATCCCCCATACACCGAATCCGGGCGGCGGGCAGCATATTTCTAAGGGATAGTGGGCAGTGGGTCCAGCGGGTCGACGATTGTGGTCCGTTTTTGAAGAGTCCGAGGCTCTTTGGTTTCAAATGAGAAAAAATTGCGATTGCTGTAAAAAAATGGCAGTATCCGCCGCGCGAGCGCTTGAAAATAAAATCAAATTTTAACGGTTGGTTAACATGGATTCAGGGGGATGGCGACATTTTTGAACAGATTATTTCATCGGGGGGCATTTCCAGAAAAAACTTGCAAAAGTGTAAAAGCGGCGTTAATTGTCGAGCCGTGCTGCCCGCACAGGACTGGGCAGGCAGGCAACTTCCGGACGGCGTGCGGGAAGCACCCGGCCCCGGCGGGACGGCCCCGCCGGGGCCACCACTGAAAACAGGAGGATTCTCTGATGAACGCGGCGGACACTGCATTTATCCTCATCTCGGCGGCCCTGGTGCTGCTCATGACCCCGGCCCTGGGCCTCTTCTACGGCGGCATGGTCCGCTCGAAAAACGTTCTGGGCACCCTCATGCACTCGAACGTGATCATCGGCCTGATCTCCATCGAGTGGGCCGTGCTGGGCTACTCCATGGCCTTCGGCACCGACATCGGCGGCCTCGTGGGCGGCATGGACTTCTTCGGGCTCAACGGTGTGGGGCAGACCCCTCACGAGACCTACGCCAACACCGTTCCCCACCTGGCCTTCATGGCCTTCCAGATGATGTTCGCCGTCATCACCCCGGCGCTCATCTCCGGCGCGTTCGCGGAGCGCATCCGCTTCAGCGCCTTCTTGCTCTTCTCCCTGCTTTGGGGCATCTTCATCTACAACCCGCTGGCCCACTGGGTGTGGGGCGGCGGCTGGCTGGCCAGCCTGGGCGCGCTGGACTTCGCGGGCGGCGCGGTGGTCCACATGAGCTCCGGCGCTTCGGCCCTGGCCTTCGTGCTCTTCCTCGGCAAGCGCAAGAACTATGGACGTGAGCCCTTCATCCCCCACAACCTGCCCATGACCATCCTCGGCGCCGGCATCCTCTGGTTCGGCTGGTTCGGCTTCAACGCCGGTTCCGCCCTCACCGCCGGCGGCCTGGCTTCCACCGCCTTCGTGACCACCCACCTGGCCGCCGCCGCCGCCTCCCTCTCCTGGATCGTGGCGGAGTGGATGCACCGCGGCAAGCCCACCACCCTGGGCCTGGCCTCCGGCGCCGTGGCCGGCCTCGTGGCCATCACCCCGGCCGCCGGCTTCGTCACCCCCATGAGCTCCATCATCATCGGCCTGGTGGGCGGCGTGGTCTGCTACATCGGCGTGAACCTCAAGCACATGTTCAAGTACGACGACGCCCTCGACGTGGTGGGCGTGCACGGCCTGGGCGGCACCTGGGGCGCCCTGGCCACCGGCCTCTTCGCCACCAAGGCGGTCAACGAGCTGGGCAACGACGGCCTCTTCTACGGCAACGCCGAGCTGGTCTGGACGCAGTTCATCTCCGTGGTTGCCACCTGGGCCTTCTGCTTCGTGGGCACCCTCATCATCCTGGGCATCGTCAACGCCATCGTGAAGGTCCGCTGCTCCGAGGAAGACGAAGTGAAGGGCCTCGACGTGAGCCAGCACGGCGAAACCGGCTATCAGAACTAAGGAAGGTCAACCATGCGCAAGATCGAAATCATCACCCGGCCCTACAAGCTGGAAGACATCAAGAAGGCCCTCACCGACGCGGGCGTCAAGGGCATGACCGTCTCCGAGGTCAAGGGCTTCGGCCGCCAGCGCGGACACAAGGAGATCTACCGCGGCGCCGAGTACCAGGTGGACTTCGTGCCCAAGATCAAGATCGAACTGGTCATCGACGCCGCCCTGGTCCCCGCCGTGCTCAAGGCCGTGGAAGGCGCGGCCCGCACCGGAGAGGTGGGCGACGGCAAGATCTTCATCACCCCCGTGGAGGACGTGGTCCGCATCCGCACCGGCGAAACCGGCAAGGACGCCATCTAACGCTCGCATCGGGCGGGGGCCGCGCAGGCGGCCCCCGCCCCTTTTCACGATGCCCCCATCCCCCTCCAAGGCCGCCCGCGCGCTGGACAGAAAGCGCAAAAAGCTCTTCGAAGCCCCGGCAAACGGCCTTTGCCAAGACCTCTCCGACCTCTTCGACGCCTATTTCAAATCCCGGCTTGCTGAAATCGAGCCGGTCCGCGCCCACTGCGCCGTGGCGGCCGTGGGGGGCTACGGGCGCGGGGAGCTCTGCCCCCGCTCGGACATCGACGTGCTCATCCTCTACAAGGACCGCGTGCCCGAAGAGGCCAAGGCCCTGGCCCAGGCCCTCTTCTTCCCCCTGTGGGACCTGGGCGCGGAACTGGGCCACGGCGTGCGCGCCACGGGCGAATGCCTCAAGCTGGCCAAGACCGACTGGCAGGTCTTCGCCTCGCTCCTGGACGCCCGCTTCCTGGCCGGCGACGAGGCCGTCTTCGCCGATTTCATCGCCCGACGCGACGAAAAGCTCCTCCCCGGGCGCGCCGTCCCCTTCAAGGAGTGGCTCACCGGGCAGAACTCCCGGCGCGCCGTGGTGCACGGCGACGCTTCGGGCATGCTGGAGCCCAATCTCAAGGAAGGCCTGGGCGGCCTGCGCGACGTGCACCAGGTGCGCTGGCTCCACCAGCTGGACGCGGCCGAGGGCCGGGGGCTGCCCCTGGAATGGCTGGACGTGCTCGAAGGCCACCTGCGCTTCCTGCTGGCCGTGCGCAACCGACTGCACCTGCTCGAGAACCGCAAGGAGGACCGCCTGAGCCTGGACGCCCAGCGCGCCCTGGCCGGTCCCCTGGGCTACAAGGCCCACGAAGGGATGCTCGACGTGGAGGTCTTCCTGGCGGAGCTGCACCGGGTGATGGCCGAGATCCGCACGCTGCACCGCGCCCTGTGGCCGCTCCTGGCCGCGCCGGGCGGCCAGCCCGGCACGGTGCGGCCCCTGGGCGGCGGCGTGCTCCTCACTCCCGGCGGGCTCGGTTTCCAGGGCGCGCCCGAGCGCGCGCATCCCGAGAACGTCTTCGACATGTTCGGCCACGCCCTGCGCCTGGGCGAACCCCTGGCCCTGCCCGCGCGCCGCGCCATCCAGGCCGGCCTGCCGGAGCTGGAGAGCTTCGCGGCCACGGACCAGGGCGGGGCGCGCATCCTTGCGCTTCTGGAAAAGGCCCTCAAGGAGCCCCGCGCGGGCCAGGCCCTGGCCGACCTCTTCGAGACCGGGGCCCTGGGGGCCATGATCCCCGAGTTCGGCCGCGTGCAGGACATGGTGCAGTACGACGTCTTCCACATCCACCCCGTGGGACGCCACACCCTGGAAACCATCCTGGAGATCCGCAAGGCGGCCCTGCCCGGACACCCCTACCACCCGATCTTTTCCGGGCTCGAAAGGCCGGAGCTGCTCCTGCTGGGCGCGCTCTTCCATGACGTGGGCAAGGGCCAGGGCGGCGCGCACTCCGAGAAGGGGGCCGAGATCGCCCGAGCGGTGCTCACGCGGCTGGGCCTGGACGACGAGGCCGTCTCCACCGTGGGCTTCCTGGTGCTGCGCCACCTCCTGCTGGCAGACACCGCCATGCGCCGCGACATCTCAGACCCCGACGTGCTGGCCGCTTGCGCCCAGCGCACCGGCACCCCGGAACGCCTGGACATGCTCCTGCTGCTCACCATGGCCGATTCCCTGGCCACGGGCCCCTCGGCCTGGAACGACTGGAAGGCCGGGCTCATCGGCGGGCTCTACCGGCGTATCCGCACGCTGCTGGCTGGCTGCACGCTCTTCGGCCCCGGCGGGGCCAGGCCCCTCCTGGAACTGCGCGACACGCTGCGCGAGAAGGCCGGATGCCTCTTCAGCCAGGAGCGCGTGGAGGCCTGCCTGGACGCCATGCCCCCGCGTTATCTCCTCAGCCGGGGCGAGGGCGACGTGCTCTGCGACCTTCGGCTCGTCTCGCGCCTGGAGGAGGCCCTGGAGGAGGATTTCCGCATGCGCCCCTCCACGGTGGCCGGCAAGGGCGTGGTGGCCATCGAGGTGGACCGCCTGGCCGACGGCTGGGGCGTCACCCTGGCGGCCAAACGCCAGCCCGGGCTCTTCGCGGCCATGGCCGGGGTGCTGGCCCTGCACGGGGTGAACATCCGCTCCGCCGACTTCTTCCTCTGGAGCGACAACACCGAAATCCACCACTACCAGACCGCCAACCCGCCCGACACCCTCTACCCCGACGAACTCTGGGCCCGGGTGCGCCGCGCGGTGCGCTACTCGCTCACCGGCAAGCTCTCCCTGGACTACCGCATCCAGGAGAAGCGCGCCTCGCCCCTTGCCCCCAAAACCCCCGACCTGGGCATCAAACCCTGGGTGGAGGTGAACGACGAGGCCAGCGACTACTTCACCGTGGTGGAGGTGCGCGCCGCCGACCGCCTGGGGCTGCTCTACGACCTGGCCGTGGCCCTGGACTCCCTGGGCCTGGACGTGCACGCCGCCAAGATCGACACCCAGGGTCTGGAGGTTTTCGACGCCTTCTTCGTGCGCACCACCCAGGGCCGGAAGGTGCGCGACGATCAGCGCGCGGGGGAAATCGCGCGCATCGTGCTGGCAAGTCTCGTCTGAGTGTGGACGCGGGGCTTCTCCCGGGGTATGGGTCCGACTAGACCCGTCTCCCAGGAGGCCCCATGGACCACGCCCCCTGCCCGCCAGGGCTGCCCCGCATAGGCGATCCCGCCCCCGGTTTCGAGGCCGAATCCACGCAAGGCGTGATCCGCCTGGAGGACTACAAGGGCTCCTGGCTGGTGTTTTTCTCCCATCCCGCCGACTTCACTCCCGTTTGCACCACCGAGTTCATGGCCTTCGCGGGCGTGCACGAGCGCCTGCGCGCCCTGGACTGCGAACTGCTGGGCCTCTCCATCGACTCCGTGTTCTCCCACATCGCCTGGGTGCGCCGCATCGAGGAGACCTTCGGCGTGCGCGTGGAATTTCCCGTGGTTGCCGACCTCTCCATGGACGTGGCCCGGCTCTACGGCATGATCATGCCGGGCGAGTCGCGCACCGAGACATCCCGCTGCGTCTTCGTCATCGACCCTGCCCAGAAGGTGCGCGCGGTGGTCTGGTATCCGCTCACCACGGGGCGCAACACCGAGGAGATCGTGCGCCTGGTGGAGGCGCTTCGAGCCACCGACGCCCACGGCGTGGCCACCCCCGCGAATTGGCGGCCCGGCGACAAGGTGATCGTGCCCGCGCCGCGCACGCAGGATGGCGCGGACGAACGCGCCCACGAAACCGGGACGGAATGCAAGGACTGGTTCTTCTGCACCCGGAGCCTGTGAGGTGGCCTGCGTCAAACCCAACGGGGAACTGACGGAGTTGGGAAGGCGCGTGCTGGACGGGCTTGCGGTCCACGCAACCCCCGAGGCCGCGGCTGCGGCCGTGGGCCTGCCGGTCTACCGCGCGCGCATGGCCGCCCGCGCGCTGGAGGCGGCGGGCCTGGCGCGCGGGGAGGCGGGACGCTACGCGCTCACGCCCGAAGGCGAGCGCAGGCTTGCAATGTGACGTGTCGTCCCGCGCCCGCGCGGGACCGTGAGGAGCGCAACAACAGGCCGTCTACCGCCCCGGGGCTTCTTCCAGGCGGCCCTGCCACACCTAAAGGAGGCTTCCCATGAGACGTACCGGCATCGTGTTCGCCCTGATTTTGTCGTTGTTCGCCGTCAACGCCCTGGCCCAGCAGGCCGGGACCAAGGACGAGGCCGTGGCCCTGGTGAAGAAGGCCGTTGCCCACTACAAGAGCGTGGGCAAGGAGAAGGCCTTTGCGGACTTCAACGCCAAGGACGGCGGCTTCACCGACCGCGACCTCTACATCGTGGTCTACGACATGGAAGGCAACTGCCTTGCCCACGGGGCCAACGCCAAGCAGATCGGCAAGAACCTCATGGAACTGCGTGACCCGGACGGGAAGTTCTTCGTCAAAGAGCGCGTGGAGCTGGGCAAGACCAAGGATTCCTTCTGGCAGGACTACAAGTTCGCCAATCCCGTCTCGAAGCAGATCGAGCCCAAGAGCATGTACCTGGAGAAGGTTGACGGCATGCTCTTCGGCTGCGGCGCTTATCAGAAATAGTCGGCACGGCCGCGCCCTGGCGAATTTCCGTCGGGGCGCGGCCCCCGCGCACACAAGACGGGAGTGAGGTCCATGCGCAATCTGAGCATCAGCGCGCGCGTCTACGCCGGATATGCGGTGATCGTGGCGTTGTCCGTCCTGGTCTGGTATGCGGGGCACCGCAACGCCACGACCCTCGGCGGCGAACTGGAACGCATCGCCGGGCCGGACATGGCCTGCCTCGCGGCTCTCAAGGACGCCCGATTCGCCGCGCGGGAGGTGGTGGCGGCCTTGCGCGCCCGGCTCATCCCGGCCGCGCGCCAGGAGTTCCTCCAGGCCCAGAAGGCCGGCTACGAGGCCAACACGGCGGCCCTGGACAAAGCCTCCGTCCGGCTCAAGGAGCTGGGCTACGGGACCGGCGCCGACCCGGGCTGGGAGCGCTTCCTCCAGGCCCAGGCCGCCTTCCTCAAAGTGGCCCGGAAGCTGGACGAAACCCTGGACGAGTGGAGCCGCGACACCTCCGACGTGCTGCTCACTGTGGAGGTGCTGGCCCTGGCCGCCGTGGACGTGCAGACCTCGGGGGACGCGCTTTTGGCGAGCCTGGACGCGCTCATCGCGGCCAACGACGCCCGCATCGCCCAGAGCATCGGCCAGGCTCGCGCGGCCATGGCCTCGGGCCAGGCGACGGCCCTGGCGGCCCTGGGTTCCGCCGTGTGCGTGGCGGCGGTGGTGGGCTATCTCATCACGCGCAACATCCGCAGGCCCCTGGCCGCGCTGGTGGCCTTCGCAGGGGAGGTTTCGGGAGGCAACCTGGGCGTACGCCCCGAGGGCCGCTTCATCGCGGAACTGGAGCAGCTCAAGGGCAGCCTCGAATCCATGGTGCACACCCTCAAGGAGAAGATAGACCTCTCGGAGGCCAAGACGCGGGAGGCCGCCCAGCAGGCGTCCAGGGCCGAAGAGGCGGTGCGGGAGGCGCAGCAGGCCAGATCCCTGGCCGAGCTGGCGCGCAGCGAGGGCATGCGCGAGGCGGCGGGCAGGCTGGAGGAGATCGTGGCCGGGCTGCTGGAAGCCTTCCGCGAACTCGACGCCGAGGTGACCCGGGCCAGCGCCGACTCCCAGGCCCAGCGCGAGCGTGTGGAGGCCACCACCGGAGTCATGGAACACGTGGAGGCCGCCAGCGGCCATGCGGGCCGCTGCGCCGGGGAGGCCGAGGCCACGGCCGAGGACGCCCGCATGAAGGCCCGGGAAGGCGCGGAGGTCATCGCCGGGGTTGTGGCCTCCATCCACGACATCCAGGCCAGGGCCTCGGCCCTCAAGGCCAGCATGGCCGACCTCTCCAGCAAGGCGGGGGGGATCGGCAGGGTCATGACCGTGATCTCGGACATCGCCGACCAGACGAACCTTCTGGCACTCAACGCGGCCATCGAGGCCGCCCGCGCCGGAGAGGCCGGGCGCGGCTTCGCCGTGGTGGCCGACGAGGTGCGCAAGCTTGCCGAAAAGACCATGACCGCCACCCGCGAGGTGGAGGAGGCCATCGGGGGCATCCAGGCGGGCACTGCCGCCAGCGGGGAAGGCGTGGACGAGACGGTGGAGGCCATCAGCCGCGTGGCCGTGCAGGTGGACTCGGGCGGGACAGCGCTCAAGGGCATCGTGGAGCTTAGCCAGGCCTCCTCGGTCAACATCCGCTCCATCGGAGAGGCCATGGCCGAGCACCGGGGGGCCAGCGCCGAGGTGTCGCGGTCTTTCGGGGAGATCAGCCGGATGGCCGAGGAAACGGCCGGGGCCATGGAAAAGGCGCGCAGCGTGCTGAACCGCCTGCGCCAAGCGGCGGACGCCCTGGGCGCGCTGATGGAGAAGCTGACGAAGGCCTGATGCGCGCGCAAGCCCCGCCGCGCCTCAGGGGAGGCGCGGCGGGGCGGTGTGCGTCAATCCCATTCGATGCCCTTGTACTCGTCGGGCTTGTATTCGATTTCCACGGTTTTCTTCGTGGGCGCGCCCTCGCGGGCCTCGGCCTTGGAGATGCGCCGGGGCTCCTGGGGCTGGGCCTCCTCGCGGGGCTCGGAGCGTGTGCCGCGTCCGCGTCCGCGCCGGGAGCGGGAAGGCTTCGCCTCCGCGCCAGCCTCCTGGGCGGGGGCCTCGCCGACGGCGTCCGCGGCCTGGGCTTCGGGCTCGTTGCCGGGTTCGTCGTCGAAGTCCTCGGGCGCCTCTTCCTGGCCGCCCTGGGCCTCCTGGCCCTCGGCGGGTTTTTTCCTGCTCCTGCGCCGCCTGCGGCGCTTCTTCTTCACCTCGCCCTGGGGCTCCTGGCCCTCGGGGGCCTCGCCTTCGCCGTCGGTCCGGACCTCGGGCGGGGCTTGCTCGGACAGGGGCGCGGACTGGAAGAAGGGATCGTCCGGGAAGAGGGATTCGGCGGTGAAGGGCGCGAGTTCGGCCTCGGCCGCTTGCGCGCCGCCGGAGGGCGCACTGTCCTGGCCCGGCGCGCCGACGCTTTCGGGGGCGGAGCCCTCGCCGCCGGAGCGTTTGCGTCCGCCCCGGGAGCGGCGGCGCGACTTGCGGCGCGGGGCCTCGCCTTCGCCCTGGTCAGCGGCGGCGTTTGGCTCGGGGTCCTGGAGGCGGTCCTGCGCGGGGGCGGGGTCTTCCTGGACCTGGGCGCGGGGCCTGTCTTCTGCGCGGGTTTCGGGGCGGGCCTCGCTGCGGGGCCTGTCGCGGCGGTCGCGGTCCCTGTCGCGCTCCCGGTCCCGGCGGTCCCTGTCGCGGTCGCGGTCGCGGTCCCGGGGGCGTTCCCTGCGGGTTTCAAGGGGCGCTCCTTCCGGGGTTTCGGGTATGGCGTGCAGGCTCGACTGGTAGCGCTCGTCCAGGAGCATGGCCAGGAGCGAGGCGTCCTCGGAGGCGGCCAGTTCCTGTGCCAGGGGCAGGAAGCGCTGCAGGCGCACCTTCTTGAGGGCCGGCACGGCGCGCAGTTCGGCTTCGAGCAGGGCCGTGAGGCGTTCGGAGACCACGGCGGAGACCTCCTCGTCGGTGGGCACGGGGCGCTTGAGGAGGTCGATGCCGAAGCGCTGGCCGATGCGCTTCATGGCCAGCTCTTCCATGATGTTCACCAGGGTGATGGCCGTGCCGGAGGCCCCGGCGCGTCCGGTGCGGCCCGCGCGGTGCACGTAGGACTCGGGGTCCTCGGGGGGCTCGTACTGGAAGACGTGGGAGAGCTCGGGGATGTCGATGCCGCGCGCGGCCACGTCGGTGGCCACCAGGAAGCGCAGGGTGCGCTTGCGCAGGCGCAGGAGCACGTGCTCGCGCATGGCCTGGGAGAGGTCGGCGGAGAGCTCCTCGGCGTCGTAGCCGAAGCCCTTGAGCACCTCGGCGATGTAGTGGACGTTGGCCTTGGTGTTGGAGAAGATGATGGCCGAGGAGGGGTTTTCGATCTCGATCAGGCGCACGAGGGTGCGGTCTTTGTCCAGGCCGGGCACCTCGATGTACTGGTGCAGGATGTCGGCCACGTGGACCTGCTTGGCCGAGAGCGAGAGGAAGTTGGGGTGGTCCATGAACTCTTCGGCCAGGCGCAGCACGTGGGGCGGATAGGTGGCCGAGAAGAGGAAGGTGGAGACGCGTCGCTTGGGCAGGTAGCGCTTGATCTCCTTCATGTCCGGGTAGAACCCGATGGAGAGCATGCGGTCGGCCTCGTCGAAGACGAGCACGCGCATGCCGTCCAGGGTCAGGTTGCGGCGCAGCAGGTGGTCCAGGATGCGCCCCGGGGTGCCCACCACCAGGTGCGCGCCTGCGCGCAGGGCGTCGGTCTGGGGTCCGTAGCCCACGCCGCCGTAGACCGTTGCCACCTTGAGTTCAGTGTCGCCGAAGAGCATCTCGGCGTCCATGGCCACCTGCTTGGCCAGTTCGCGGGTGGGGCAGAGGATCAGGGCCTGGGTCTGGGCCAGGTTCTGATCCAGCAGGTGGTAGATGGGCATGAGGAAAGCCCCGGTCTTGCCGCTGCCCGTGCGCGACTGCACCATGAGGTCCTGCCCCTGGAGCAGGTAGGGCAGCGACTTGGACTGGACGGGCATGAGCTTCTCCCATCCGGCCCGAGCCATGGCGGCGCGCAGGGATTCTGGCAGCT contains:
- a CDS encoding methyl-accepting chemotaxis protein gives rise to the protein MRNLSISARVYAGYAVIVALSVLVWYAGHRNATTLGGELERIAGPDMACLAALKDARFAAREVVAALRARLIPAARQEFLQAQKAGYEANTAALDKASVRLKELGYGTGADPGWERFLQAQAAFLKVARKLDETLDEWSRDTSDVLLTVEVLALAAVDVQTSGDALLASLDALIAANDARIAQSIGQARAAMASGQATALAALGSAVCVAAVVGYLITRNIRRPLAALVAFAGEVSGGNLGVRPEGRFIAELEQLKGSLESMVHTLKEKIDLSEAKTREAAQQASRAEEAVREAQQARSLAELARSEGMREAAGRLEEIVAGLLEAFRELDAEVTRASADSQAQRERVEATTGVMEHVEAASGHAGRCAGEAEATAEDARMKAREGAEVIAGVVASIHDIQARASALKASMADLSSKAGGIGRVMTVISDIADQTNLLALNAAIEAARAGEAGRGFAVVADEVRKLAEKTMTATREVEEAIGGIQAGTAASGEGVDETVEAISRVAVQVDSGGTALKGIVELSQASSVNIRSIGEAMAEHRGASAEVSRSFGEISRMAEETAGAMEKARSVLNRLRQAADALGALMEKLTKA
- a CDS encoding DEAD/DEAH box helicase, with translation MDNTTDTPQTPDEFETLIQPEAQLPEITPEELPESLRAAMARAGWEKLMPVQSKSLPYLLQGQDLMVQSRTGSGKTGAFLMPIYHLLDQNLAQTQALILCPTRELAKQVAMDAEMLFGDTELKVATVYGGVGYGPQTDALRAGAHLVVGTPGRILDHLLRRNLTLDGMRVLVFDEADRMLSIGFYPDMKEIKRYLPKRRVSTFLFSATYPPHVLRLAEEFMDHPNFLSLSAKQVHVADILHQYIEVPGLDKDRTLVRLIEIENPSSAIIFSNTKANVHYIAEVLKGFGYDAEELSADLSQAMREHVLLRLRKRTLRFLVATDVAARGIDIPELSHVFQYEPPEDPESYVHRAGRTGRAGASGTAITLVNIMEELAMKRIGQRFGIDLLKRPVPTDEEVSAVVSERLTALLEAELRAVPALKKVRLQRFLPLAQELAASEDASLLAMLLDERYQSSLHAIPETPEGAPLETRRERPRDRDRDRDRDRRDRERDRDRDRRDRPRSEARPETRAEDRPRAQVQEDPAPAQDRLQDPEPNAAADQGEGEAPRRKSRRRSRGGRKRSGGEGSAPESVGAPGQDSAPSGGAQAAEAELAPFTAESLFPDDPFFQSAPLSEQAPPEVRTDGEGEAPEGQEPQGEVKKKRRRRRRSRKKPAEGQEAQGGQEEAPEDFDDEPGNEPEAQAADAVGEAPAQEAGAEAKPSRSRRGRGRGTRSEPREEAQPQEPRRISKAEAREGAPTKKTVEIEYKPDEYKGIEWD